The DNA window GTCCAGGAATGCTAATTGTGAAATAGTAATTATCTTTAATTGCTTGAAAAAAtgacacagaaaaacaacataGAGCCATCTTATTTTTGTGATCACTAAGAACACCACCACTCTCTTGATCATTAACACACCACAAGTAAACCAGTCAACCTCATCTCTTCTAAAGGAAACTGATAAAGACAATAAATAATACAGATCTGGAATCACAAAAAATAAACAGTCAAGAATATGTAGCCCAACCGGCTATTATCCTGTCAAACTGTAAAAATGCCAATGTAGTTCCAATAGTTTTAGCATAGCTTTCAATTTATAAACACAAGTATTATGTGGCGTATGCCATTTTGTTAATAGTAACATCACtgttacagtgtatgtgtgaaatACATTAAAGTGTATGTGGTCAAAGTGGAGCTGTGCTTGCAGTCATTCAAAATAGACACGACATCCTTTACAGTACTTACATACATTCAATTGATGTTTTGTAGGATGAGACCAgaattcatgtacagtatgttacctGATCTGGCAAAATGAGATACAGTGATCTACAATTCAAAACTGAGATTTTGGTATCCCTGGACAGAGTACACTGTAAGCTTTAAATGGTATCATATACTGAATTGTTGTCAAGATACAGCATTTTTATTTCTTATATCTTTTTCCAATTGACACACTGAGAAAATCGTATTTGAAGTTACAGGTTACACTATGTGTATGTAAGATTTGCCCACTAGAATAATGTTTGCTCTAACTACATTCTTATCTTTACTATGGGAAATAAGGAAATTAATGGTGTGCTTCTTTCATATCACAccgaaaatgaaacaaatgtattttgaaTGCTTTTTGAAGTAATTGGCCTGTATCTCAAACTTTTTTACCAGGGTCATATTCTATAAACCAAACAACCAAGTACCAGTATCAAATTCCATACCCATGGAGAacaacgtgttttttttttacaagacaTGTACAAAAGAGATAAGCCTGATCCAGGGCATTTGGACATAATAGGTATATGTTTAGGGTAAGGGTGGATATTAGGCAGCTGTAAAGTTCTAGAAATGTTTAAAAGAACAGGTGTGGATGATGCCTGATATTCCTGGGCATTTCAATACATCATGATCTCCTTGGGGGCATCCTCTGTGGgcttctgttgctctctcttctGAGTGTAGGCTGCATGAACATACAGGAACACCAGCAGGATAGCCTGCACGTTCAGTGCAATGTATGGGAGAATCATGTAGAAGCCCAGCTGCATGTCTGCTTTGAACTCGGACAACTCCGCACCCACAATATTGTTGTAAATAATGGTCTCACCAGAACGATCCAGGTGGATAGTTGACACATAGATGATCAAAGCCAGGAAGGACATCGTCACTGGAATAAAAATGGGCATGTGCTATCTGATTAGGAGTAATGATTGACCTTGATGATAAACCTTAACCTGAAGTCAGTACAGTAGAACAGAGCCACATATGTGCCAACTGGTGGCAGTGGTTATTCAGACATTTGAGATAATTTTCCAATTAGTTGTAATACAAATGTGACTCAATTACAGGTACCAAAGAGACCACATTTTTCACTAATCTCTGTATATGCCAGAGACAAGTGAGGATGTACAAGTgaacactactgtatgtgtagattGTTCAGGCTTCTTACCACTGAAACCAGCACATGCATACAGCCCCACAGGTCCCATGTACGTCTGATAGGGGTTGCTGGCACTGTTGTACAGGGTGATGAGTATGCTGCCAGCAGAGCCAATCAGTGAGAGAATAAGGAGGGCAATGACTATATACTGGATAATAAGTGATGCCCCTTTCAGCTCCTCCATAgctgttggaacaggaagttaAGTCACACATGTTCAGTGTTAGTGTTACTGGCCATATGCATCACTCTGTGatcagtaggctatataccAGTACATTTACAGTTAACACATTACTTTGGAAAGCTCTAATACCTGCTATAGGTTGTACACAATTTAAAGTTGATACAGTTGTTAAATGTGGCATCTAATATGGATATTGCCATGATATTTGGCAAGCATTTTGAgagaatatacacacatattcaagaAAATGCGTCATTCTTTAGTATTAAGTAGGCTAGCAAAAACATATAGGCCTGGCATAATGCACATTAACTTAATGCAACAAAATGTTTATGATGACTGTATTAAACATACCTAAAAGGGATTGCCCCTGCCCCCTTTACACATCTGATTCAGATACAGTTTATTGGCTAGACATTGTACAGGACGACAGGAATGCTTGAAATTCTGTTGAAATGTACGTATGAATTGGAAATTACAAAGTTAAAAACTCACTGTTAGCACCTGCTTACCGTTAAAGGGGGTTGTAGTGCCAAATGATGGGCACTTATCTACAGTAATGGAACCATCAAAAAGCCCAAGGGTCACAATTCCTGAACCTATGGTGTCGTTTGTACTTGAGGTACAAATAACGGTAGTCTTAGACCAGTCTTCTGACATTCCATACCCCAGCAGAGCCACactagcagcacagcacagtgtactgccgaggaagaggagagtcTTCTTTAACGATGGCATGTTCTTAGCTTTTCTCTGGAATAATCAAATATATCCACACCGATCCTCCTGACTACACTGGCTTCTTCCCTGTTACAAACGTCTCTTCATAGACTTGGACCTTAAACTCTAATGGGCGATACCACACTGGGTATAGGAGAGTGGATTGTGGGTGATAAAACTGTCTGACCTTTGaacaggaggaggtggtggtaaCCATAGCATTTATGCTCTTTTCCAAACATCATAAACCAGGATGATATCAGGAGGAACTCTCCTTTGTCAACTGCTTATGAATTTATAGCAATATATGCAGGTACCACCAAGAAATACTGGATACCGTTCAATTTCAATATTCCATAAGTTATATTTTCAGGACCACTGATTTAATAGTCTCCACTGTCCAGTTCAGTGGACCACTAATGAGTGAATTAGCTCTAGGCCTACTGTTTCAGTAGATGAGCGTCATGATTCCAAAGTCCCACCCCTCCCAGTAGGAATGATGCCATAAACTGCCACTGAGATTAAACTTTGCATTATGTGGCATCACCCAATACTTGTTAGACGGTGTCTGTATAACAGAATCACTGACGCACCAAATGATCTCCTACAGAAA is part of the Sardina pilchardus chromosome 22, fSarPil1.1, whole genome shotgun sequence genome and encodes:
- the LOC134069725 gene encoding clarin-3, whose translation is MRAAGKKKKKKKKKKRSAMEELKGASLIIQYIVIALLILSLIGSAGSILITLYNSASNPYQTYMGPVGLYACAGFSVTMSFLALIIYVSTIHLDRSGETIIYNNIVGAELSEFKADMQLGFYMILPYIALNVQAILLVFLYVHAAYTQKREQQKPTEDAPKEIMMY